The nucleotide sequence GGGTGCTTACTGCACCAAGCAGTTACCTCCCGGCTATGGCGCTGCTGGTTTACCACGCCCGCCAGCGAAATACCATAAAGCCAAAACAGCTTGCGAACATACCAACTGCTTCGGTGCGAGGTGGTATACACCCACATTTCCCAGTTATGCTGACGACAGTAGCAGGCCACTTCCGTTATGCCTAACCGAAGTCTCTCTCCTCCTAGCAACTTCGCCCATGTCCGCCGCAGGGGTTGCTCAAGCGGAAAATCGTAGCCACAGCGGATAAGCGTGTTGTCGAGGTCGAAGGCGATACGCATGCTTCACGAAAGCTTGGTAACGTGAATACTACGTGAGTTGGTCTGGGCAACTTCTACCGATCACCTTCACTGTGCCGCTTCAGCGAGGGGCCTATCAGGTTGTGCTAGGCTATTTAAGAGTTGCTTTATACCGACGCGGCGCTGGTTAGCCCGTCGGCCACATTCCGGTCGTTGCTGAGGCGTGGCACTTTGTTTTGGCCACCGAGTTTGCCCAGGCTTTTCATGTAGCGCTGAAACGCACCAGCTGGCAGTGCTGTGAGTTGCAGCGGAGCTAGGATGTTACCGGTCAGCAAGTCGTCGTAGTAAACGTTGCGGTGGCGTAGGCCGGCTTCCAGGGCCGCGGCAAAAGCAGCTACGTCGTGGGGTGGGCGCGCAAACTCGATAAGCCACTCGTGGCGAGACGGCACCGCGGGGTCGTTGCTTACCTGAGGTGCCACAGTGAACTCCACCACTTCCGCTTCCGGGTGTTGCTGCATGGCTTCGCGTAGGGTTTGCTCTACCTCCTCCCCAATGACGTGCTCACCGAACGCTGACAGGAAATGTTTGATACGGCCGCTCACCACCACCCTAAACGGATATTTTTCAGTGAACCGCACCGTATCACCGAGGCTGTAGCCCCACAGGCCCGCGTTGGAGTTTAACACTAATGCATACTGCTGATCTAGCTCCACTTCGGCCAAGGAGAGACGGGGCGGATTAGGCTCGAAAAACCGTTCGGCCGGAATGAATTCGTAGTAGATGCCTGCGTCAAGCAGAAGCAGCAACCCAGGGTTGCCAGGCTCATCTTGAAAAGCCAGAAAGCCCTCGGAAGCCGGAAAAAGCTCGATACTGTCAACGGGCCTTCCGATGGTGTCGAACAGTTTCTTGCGGTAGGGCTCAAAATTAACGCCCCCATAAACGAACAGGTTGAAAGCAGGAAACACCTCTCCTACCGGCCGACCCGTACGCGCCACCACGTGGTCGAAGTACATCTGCACCCAGGGCGGAATTCCTGAAATCAAGGTCATGGGAGCCGTCAGGGTTTCGTCGACGATGCGCGCGAGCTTGGTTTCCCAATCATCAATAATGTTGGTGGTGTAGCTCGGCAGCTGATTACGGCGCAAATAGGCTGGCACGTGGTGATTGACAATGCCTGAGAGCCGGCCCGTTGGAATGCCGCTTACTTCTTCCAGCTCTGGACTTCCCGACAGGAAAATCAGCTTCCCATCCAAGAAAGCGCTTTTGCCAGTCCGGCGCACGTAATGCAAGAGGGCGTCGCGGGCACCGTTGATGTGGTTGGGGATGCTGTCTTCAGTCAGCGGAATGTATTTAGCGCCCGACGTGGTACCACTGGTTTTGGCCAAATACAGCGGCTTACCAGGCCACAGCACATCGGCTTCCCCGTGTTTCACCCGCTCGAAATACGAAGCCAGCCCTTCGTAATCGCGCACGGGAACCTGCCGGGCTAGGTCCTGCCCCGATTGGATAGCGTTGAAGTCATGGTCTTGGCCGAAAGCGGTACCACTGGCCTTTGCCACAATAGTGCGCAGTACGCGTTGCTGCGTACCAATGGGGTCCTGCTGCCATTTTTGGTACCGGCTGGTTACGAAAGCAGCCAACGGGCGGCTCAAGGCGGATTTCAGACCCATAGGATAAGGTAGTGAGTTCACTGAGCGGTAGGCTACTGCTGCAGTTTGCTACCGTTGTGCCAAAGATAGAGGCCAATTAAACACGTATGCCTTCCGCCAAATCTTATCCATATTTACGGGCATCCGTAAGTAGGAGCACAAGCTCATCACTAACTCACCTTTTCTAATTCAACCCCCATGGTCAACCAACGAGGCAATGCTGTTTGGAACGGCGACATCAAAGGCAGTGGCAACATCACCACCCAAAGCGGCACAGTTTCGGCTCCCTACTCGGTAGGAGCGCGCTTTGAAGGCCAAAAAGGCACCAATCCGGAAGAACTGATTGGGGCTGCTCATGCCGGCTGCTACACTATGTTCCTCACAGGTCAGCTCACCAAAGCCGGCGCCCAGGTAAAGCAGATTCGTACCGAATCGAAGGTAACGCTGGATACTTCAGGCGACGTACCGAAAGTGGTAAAAATCGTCCTCACAACGGAAGGAGAAGTGGAGGGCATCTCGCAGGAAGAATTTCAGAAGCAAGCTGAAAATGCCAAGGAGCACTGCCCTATTTCGCAGTTGCTGAGTGCCGTTCCCGAAATGGAGTTGGCCTCGGCTACGCTGAAGTAGCGCACGGTTAGTTGGTAGCTGGCTGTTATGAATTAGTAGCACGGCAACCACTAGCTCCTCACTCCGTTACTGAAAAACCGGCTGCGTCCTGTGCGTTGCCGGTTTTTCGCTTTCTTTGCCTTTTGTTGCGACCACCAAAGCCGCTATGCCCACAGCTTCTACCCGTATCCGTCTTCAACCAGCCAATACCTCGCGCATCCCTTTCTGGGGGCAATTATCCTTTGGGGTACTCTGGGTGGCGTACACGCTGGCACTCATTATCACTGATAGTGGCCTCAACGACATGCACTTTCTGCATTACGTCTTCCTGGTATTTAGTCTGGTATACATTGGGTATGTGCTGGTTCACAATGCCCCGGTTTTCGGTACCCAAAGTTACCTAGAATTCACTCCTGGCTACATCGTCCATAAAAACGGACTGTTTCGGCCCAAGCAAGTATTTGCAGCCGAGTCTATCAATCGGTTGGAAATGGTGCCGCAGCAGGTGCGCGTGCATACCAAAGAAGAAGGCACGTATGCACTCAGCCTGCGTGAAGTGCGCGGGCGCAAGCGCAAGCGCCAACTTCGAGAGCAAGTGCGCAACTTTGCTGCCCAATACCAGATTCCCCTGCAAGACTCGCAGCCGAACTTATAAGAAGTACGTTTATCTGAACTAGAAAGGGCCTCCAATTGGAGGCCCTTTCTAGTTCAGATAAACGTACTTCTTACCCTACACTCTACGTCCTTCAGGAAAAACGAACATGCCAGGTGTTGTCACGCAGAAGCACGCTGCTATTTGCCCGCGAATTTCTTGCGTAGTTCTACAATCTGCCCACGAAAGCCTTTGTCGGAGTCAATTAGGTCTGAAACGGTTTGTACGGAGTGTATCACGGTGCTGTGGTCACGCCCGCCAAAGTGGTGGCCGATGCTCTTAAGCGAGTGACTGGTGTGCTCTTTGGCGAAGTACATGGCCACTTGCCGCGCCGTTACCACTTCCTTCTTACGTGTTTTGGCCTTCAGCAAATCCAGTGGCACGCTGAAGTATTCAGCGCAAGTTTTCTGAATGAAATCAATATTGACTTCCGCTTCCACCTCCTCGATGATGTGCCGGAGGGCCTGCTTGGCCATTTCCAGGTCGATTTCGCGCCGGTTGAGGCTACTTTGTGCCACCAGTGAAATCAGCACCCCTTCTAGCTCACGCACGTTGGTATTAACGGAGTGCGCCAAGTATTCCACCACCTGCGGCGGGATGTCGATGCCATCCTGCTGCATTTTATTTTGAATGATGGCCATGCGCGTTTCGAAGTCGGGGCTTTGCAGATCGGCGGTGAGGCCCCACTTGAAACGGGAAAGAAGCCGGTCTTCCAAGCCCACCAAATCACGCGGAGGCCGGTCGGAAGTCATAACAATCTGCTTGCCGGCTTGGTGCAGGTGGTTGAAGATGTGGAAGAACATCTCCTGCGTTTTGTCTTTGCCCGACAGAAACTGCACATCATCGAGAATCAGAATATCCACCAACAGGTAAAAGTTGGCGAAATCCTGCACCGCATTGGCTCGCAGGCTCTCGATGAACTGATTGGTAAATTTCTCGGCCGACACATACAGCACAAACTTGTCGGAGTTGCTGGCCTTGATGTGGTTGCCGATGGCTTGCACGAGGTGCGTTTTGCCTAAACCTACGCCCCCATAAATCATGAGCGGGTTGAAGCTGGTAGTGCCCGGCTTGTTGGCCACAGCCAACCCTGCCGAGCGCGACAACCGGTTACAATCACCCTCGATGTAGTTCTCGAAGGTGTAACTGCCGTTGAGCTGGGAATGCAGGTAATGGCGGTCAACAGCTTTGCTGGCTTCAAAGGGATTACGCAGCATAGTTTGCGCAACCGGAGCCGCCGCCGCCGCCGCTACATTGCGTGCCGACGACGACATGGGGCCAGCAGCCAGAGCAGCGGCTGGCGTAGCTACTGGCGCGGGCCCCGCCACCTTGCGAGTGGTTGGGAGATTGAGGGTGCGGGGCTGGTTTTGGCTGTTACCCTGGTCCACCACAATGCTGTACTCCAAGCGGCCATCAGGCCCTAATTCCTGATGAATGGCGCGCTTCAGTTCCTCAACGTAATGCTCCTCCAGAAACTCATAAAAGTAGGTGCTCGGCACCTGAATGATGAGTACGTTCCCCTGCAGCGCCACCGGAGCGATGGGTAGAAACCACGTTCGGAAGCTCTGCTCACCAATGGTAGCTTGGATGACGCGAAGGCAGTTGGCCCAGACTGTATGGCAATCCTTCAGCATCAATTAGTTACGACAAAAGCAGCAGGTGCGTGAGTAAATTAGGAGAGGCGCGAACGGGCCTCAGAAAGGCCCGTTTTTTTTAGAGGGAGACAAAAATGTGGAAAAGTCAGGAGAGAAAAAACCGTTTTTTCGCTTGCATTTGTCGAGCTTTTATCAGGCTACCCGCACGGGTACCACAGCAGCAGCAGCTACTGTTGGGCGGCGCGAGCCCCGTTCAAACGTATAGTCGAGCCGGCCCAAATTGATACCAGACCAGCCTACTTGGTTGATGAGGGTTTGGTGGTTGTTGGGTCCCGTTACAACGTCGGGTTTGTCGAGGAAAGTATGGGTGTGGCCGCCCAAAATTAAGTCGATGCCAGGAGCACCAGCAGCTAGCTTGAAGTCGTCGACCTTTGGGCCTTGGTATTTGTAGCCCAAGTGTGAAAGGCAAATAACTAGGTCGCACTTCTCAGGACCGCGCAGTTTGGCTACCATCTCCTTGGCCGTAGCAATAGGGTCGAGGTACTTGGTAGCGCCGAAGTTCTTGTCGGCTACCAAGCCGGCCATTTCGATACCAAGCCCAAACACGCCAATCCGGTGTCCGGCCTTCTCGAATACCTTGTAGGGTTGGAAGCGGCCAGCTAGAATGGTGCCGGTGAAGTCGTAGTTGGCGACCAAGAAGGGAAAAGTAGCGTTGGGCAGTTGCTTTTGCAGGCCCTCCAAGCCGTTGTCGAAATCATGATTGCCAAGGGTACTGGCATCATACTTCATCTGGCTCATGAGCTTGTACTCTAACTCCCCCATAAAAAAGTTGAAGTACGGCGTTCCTTGCCAGATGTCGCCGGAGTCCAGCAGGAGTACATGGGGCTCTTGCTCCCGAATCTGCTTGATAAGCGTGGCCCGGTGTGCCATACCCCCCATGCCAGCGTACTGCGTGGCACTGTCTGGAAATGGCTCGATGCGAGAGTGCATGTCGTTGGTGTGTAGAATCACCAATCGTTCCGGCTTGGCGTCGGCAACAGCCGGCAAACTCAAGCCGAGCAGTCCTACGCCTGCGGCACCTACTCCCGTATGTTTGAGAAATTCGCGACGATTCATCTTTTCATGTAACAGTTACCAACGTTCATTTAGCAACCTTGGCGAGCACTTAACTGCGGTAAGCACTCCGGCCATGATTGGTTGACAACTAATTGTTGCTTGACTTCACTCGGTTTTCCACTTTGGCTTCCACCAGCTTGCCCTGCTTGGTTAGTTCTCGAATTTGGTCGGCAATGGCATTGCGCAGCAGCACGCCCGTACCGCGGGGCTTGATGGCTTTCAGGAACACCATGTTGTCGCCTCCGCCCGCGAGGTAGTCGCTGATGGCAATGGTGTAGAGGCGGGATTGGGCGGGATTGAACGGCTGACTGTTGATGCGAATGTTGGTGGCTTTACCACTGGGATTGACAGCGTAGGTGGCACCCGAGAAAGCCATTTTCACGCGGGCCCCATAGTCGAAGAGTTGCTGAACCACCTCGGCGGGAGCATCCAACACGACTAGCTCGTTCTCAAACGGCATCAACTCGAACACCGCCCCCAGGGTAACTTGCCCGGCCGGTAAGGGTGCACGCAAACCGCCGTTGGTCATTACTCCCAAGTCGATAGTCTGGCCAAGCTCCCGGCTCGCCCGACTACGTTGCAAATCAGCCACAAAGTTGGCCAGTGGCGATTCGCCGGAATTTTTGAGCAGTGCTACGGGAGCAGTGCCAATTACGGCTGTCATCTGCTCGGTTACGCGCTGCCGGTACGGGACAATAGTGGCCAGAGCGGTTGGGTCGTCGGGAAGCGTATTGCCTACGGGTTGGGCCGTAACGGGCGGCAGAACTGGCTTGGCTACGTAGCTAGCACGCTGGCAGCTACTTGAGAAAGTCAGCGCAGCTAGTAAGCTTAGCGTGGCGAGACGCGAATGAAACAGGTGCATTGCAGAAAACTGGAAGAACGGACTACAAAGGTAAGCCGCCTCTCCGACTATTCCTGTTGTGAGGAAAGCAACTGAACGCCAAAGCAACCTACTTTAGTTGCCACCGAACGTGTAACCCGCTACCAGCGCTACACTGCTGGCCCCAGACAACACTTGGGATGCTTGTGACGAACTGTCGAGCCATTCCGCACGAATTTCCACTTGTACGCTGCCTACTTTTCCAGTTGGGAACGATAACCCAGCCCCGACTGACGGGCCTATGCCGTATTTACGGAGCTCGATGTCTCGGACGGTAGTCGTGTTGAAACGCGGAAGCATCGTCTCGATACGGGCATGGGATTCCGAATGCAGAACCCCTATAGCGCCAGCCTGCAAGTACGGCCGAACCGCTCCTTGCAGAATAGTGTAGCGCAGCAGCAGTGGCACCCGGATTGACGTGAAGTTCACGTAGGCATCTTTTTGAACTCTATCAGCAGAGAATATTCCTTCTCCGTTGCTCTCATAGTGCTTGTAGTAAGGCTGCTTCACATAGAGAGCCTGAAATACAGCCGAGAGCTTGTAATGAAGAAAGCCGGACTTCAATTCCAGCCCGGCCCCAAACACTGCCTGCCGACCAGCTTCTAAGGCGATGCTCTGGCCGTTGTCTAGTAGTGTCAAGTTTGACTGCAAGCCACCAGCAAGCACCGAAAAAGCGACGGTAGAGCTGCGCGTCGGCTTTGCTACTTGTGCGCTGCCCGTTGCACATACGTTGTAATCAGCTACCACTTGCAGTAGCTTTTGTTCACGCAATTCCATAGTGGCAATACTGGGTTGTACCCGTGGGCAATCGGCCATAAGGAGCGCCAGCTGGCTGCGGAACGGGTAGGAACGCACCATCGTTTTGACTTCCCCCCCGGCAGATGCGCTGTATTTCATCATCACGGAGTCACTCTGGATCAGGGGCCGCAGAGATGGGTCGGATTCTTTGCTTGCGTAGTATGCTTCTCGGTCATCGGAGAGCACCGTCCGGTAAAGCGAGACGTTGCCGGGCACTAGGAGCTGCAAAAACACTTTGCTTGTCGATGCACCGGGTATAGAGCGGCTCTGGTAGTTCTTGTCGCCAACCCCATAGCCACGCACCTGCTCTGGCTGATACTCGGAAACCACCCCATTTTTTTCTGAACGAAAGCGGCATAATTGCCGATTCCGCTGCTCATTCCGCGCATCAACTTCTCCACGAAGCGTATCACCGGAAAGCTGTAGCACGTAACCAGGTCGAAAGTTGGTTTGGGCAACAGCTGCTGTGCTGCCCATAAGTAGAGGAAGTAGTACAAGTAATTTTTTCACTGTCACGGTGTGGTTAACTATAAAATTCAAACAGATTAGAATAAGCGCATTCTAAAATCAGGCGAAGATAGAAGAGAGGCCATTGCCTTCCTACAGGCAGATCTTTCCTGAACTGGTATCTTTAGCCGCCTCCGCATCTGTTTACATCCGTCATGCCTGATACGCCCCGCCCCGCGTCTGTTTCCTTTTCCGAGTTCGAACCTATTAGCACTGCCGCGTGGCAGGCACGCATCGCGCGCGACCTAAAGGGTGCTGACCCAGCCACGCTGCGCTGGCAAACACCGGATGGTTTCACAGTAGAGCCGTTCTACCACCGTGAGGCGCTGGCGGCGCTGCCAGAAGTACCGGCTCCGCTGCTCCGCCCCGACACGAACGGCAACACCTGGCGCAACGTGCCCACGTACTCGGTGCCGGCCGGCGAACGAGGCCACGCCACCATCCAAAAAGCGGCCGAGGCCCTTGCCCGCGGCGCTGATGGTGCCCACTTCGTACTGGCGGATGCTACCACGTTCGACGTGGAATTTCTGCACGCGCATCTGCCCCTGGACACCACCTATATTGGCTATTCTCTTACGGGCGCACCCACCGCGTTTGTGCAGCGGCTGTTAGACACTGGCACAATCACGTTGCGCGGGTTTCTGGAATTCGACCCCATTACCAACCATTTGCCTAACCTGAAAAGCCAGCTGCACGAGCTACGCGAAACTCTGACGCTCACGCAAGGCATGCCCGAATTCCGGGCCCTGACGCTGCAAGCGGCTTTCTATGGAAACCGGGGCGCAACCGTAACGCAGCAAGTGGCTTTCGCGCTGGCTACTGCGGCTGCGTACTTGAGCGAGCTACCCACCGAAACGCTTACCACCGCTCAAGTGGCAGCGGCGATGTGGGTGCACGTGGCTATCAACCCCAACTATTTCTTCGAGATTGCCAAGCTACGGGCCCTGCGCCGGCTGTGGGCAACGCTGCTGCACGCGTATGGTTTGCCGTCCGAGGTGGCACTGCCGTTGTTTGCCGAAACATCGTCGTGGAGCCAGACTACGCTGGATGCGCACACCAACCTACTGCGCGTAACCACCGAGGCGATGAGTGCGGTGCTGGGGGGGGTTGATGCGCTGAGCATACGGCCCTTCGACTGCCTGTTTCACGACCCCAACGAATTTTCAAACCGCTTGGCCCGCAACCTCTCGGTGCTGCTGCGCGAAGAGGTAGGGCTAGGCCAGGTGCAAGATGTGGCGGCTGGCTCCTACTATCTGGAAACCCTCACCGACACCTTGGCGCAAGAAGCCTGGACCTTGTTTCAGAGGATTGAGGCCGAAGGGGGGCTGCCCACGGCTATTGGCACGGTGATGCAGGAGTTGCACACGACGGCCCAAGCGCAGTTCCGGCGTATTGCCACCGGCGAGCAGGTGGTAGTAGGCACCAACAAGTTTCAGAACACGCGCGAGCATTTCGACTTCAACCCGAAAAAACTGCTACGTAGCCGCGAGTTCGATTCAACACGGGCCACGTACCCATCGGAAGTGCTTCGGCTGGCAACCAGCCTGCACTTCGAGCGGCGGGAGAAGAAAAAGAAGCGGGCTGCTGTCGTGCTATTAGGGTCTCATACCAACCAGCTTATTCAGGAGTCGTTTTTGCGGTTGATGCCCAAGCAGGAACAATCGGCCTTGCACGATTCGCATCCCGTCGGGACACTGTCAGTGTTGTTTTCTTCTACTGAGGAAGCCATTCTGATGTATGCTACTCCCGAGCAGTTTGGCCGCTTTGCGCGCTATATCTACCGGATTGCGGAAGATGATTCAACCTTTGTGCCTCCGGTGCTGATTACCGCCGACTTAGCCACCATGCAGGAAGCCGTACGCGTGTTTGGCTTTCAAGAATTCACAGTACAAGGCTACACCACCGAAGAAGTATTAGCCCGGTTGCAGGGAAAATAAAGAAGAGCAGGTGCCACAATCTAGTGTTAAAAACTAGCTCTCCTTCCCAGACGAAAAGGTGCTGGGGGTGGTTGATAATCATTGAACGTCATTTAACACTAGCTCTTAGCTCTACTTCTCCAACCACTCCCAACCCCTCCTCGTCTCAGGGGAGCTAGGCCTCTAGCTTCAATTCCTACTTTGCCTCATCATCTGTCACCCACTAAGATGAAACCCGACTTCTCCCGCATTGCTTATAACGCCGCCCCGCTACCTGAAACACCTGTGGCAGAGGCTGCCGTCACGACCCCGGAAGGTATCCAACTCAAGAGCCACTACACGGCCGAGGACGTAGCGAGCTTCGAGCACCTCGGGTTTGGTGCGGGGCAGGCGCCCTACCTACGGGGCCCCTACCCGACTATGTATGTGCAGAACCCCTGGACCGTGCGGCAGTATGCGGGCTTCAGCACGGCCGAGGAAAGCAACGCCTTCTACCGCCGCAACCTCGCGGGTGGGCAGAAAGGCCTGTCGGTGGCGTTTGACTTAGCCACGCACCGCGGCTACGATTCCGACCATCCGCGGGTGGTAGGCGACGTAGGCAAGGCCGGCGTGGCTATTGATTCGGTGGAGGACATGAAGATTCTCTTCGACCAGATTCCGCTGGACCAGATGTCGGTGAGCATGACCATGAACGGAGCGGTGCTGCCCATTATGGCCTTTTATATAGTGGCGGCCGAGGAGCAGGGCGTGACGCCGGACAAGCTGGCGGGTACCATTCAGAACGATATTCTGAAGGAGTTCATGGTGCGCAACACCTACATCTACCCGCCGCAGCCCAGCATGCGCATCATTGCCGACATCTTCGCCTACACGGCGCAGAACATGCCCAAGTTCAACTCCATCAGCATCAGCGGCTACCACATGCAGGAAGCCGGCGCCACCGCCGACCTGGAGCTGGCCTACACCCTGGCCGATGGCCTGGAGTACGTGCGTGCGGGCTTGGCGGCAGGCATGACCATCGACCAGTTTGCGCCGCGGCTGTCGTTTTTCTGGGCCATTGGCATGAACCACTTCATGGAAATTGCCAAGCTCCGGGCCGGTCGGTTGCTGTGGGCCAAGCTGCTGAAGCAGTTCGAGCCGCAGAACCCCAAGAGCTTGGCGCTGCGCACCCACTGCCAGACCTCGGGCTACTCGCTCACCGAGCAGGACCCGTTCAACAACGTGGCTCGCACCGCCATTGAGGCACTGGCCGCCGCGCTGGGTGGCACCCAAAGCCTGCACACCAACGCCCTCGACGAGGCCATTGCCCTGCCCACCGACTTCTCGGCCCGCATAGCCCGCAACACCCAGCTTTACCTTCAGCACGAAACCGACATCACCCGCGTAGTGGACCCCTGGGGCGGCTCCTACTACGTGGAAACCCTCACCCACGAGCTGGCTAACAAAGCCTGGGCGCTGATTCAGGAAGTGGAAGAACTGGGCGGCATGGCCAAGGCTATTGAAACCGGCCTGCCTAAGCTGCGCATCGAGGAAGCCTCGGCTCGCAAGCAGGCCCGCATCGACTCGGGCAAGGAGGTGATTGTAGGCGTGAACCGCTACCGCCTCACTCCGGAGCAGCAGGCCCAGGAAACGCAAATCGAAATCCTCGACATCGACAACGCCGCCGTGCGGGAGTCGCAGATTGCGCGCCTCAACACCATGAAAGCGGAGCGCGACAACGCCGCCGTGCAGCAGGCCCTAACCGCCCTGACGGAAGCCGCCCGCTCCGGCAACGACAACCTCCTGGCCCTAGCCGTGCAAGCCGCCCGCTTGCGCGCGACCCTCGGCGAAATTTCGGATGCGCTGGAAGCGGTGTACGGCCGCCACCAAGCCACTATCCGCACGGTATCGGGCGTTTACTCGCAGGAAATGGACTACGACGCTGAATTTGCTAAAGCCCGCCAAGCGGCCGACGACTTTGCCGCCAAAGAAGGCCGCCGCCCCCGCATGATGGTGGCCAAGATGGGCCAGGACGGCCACGACCGGGGCTCGAAAATCATTGCCACTTCCTTCGCCGACGTGGGCTTCGACGTAGACATTGCTCCCCTCTTCCAAACCCCCGACGAGGTAGCCCGCCAAGCCGCCGAAAACGACGTGCACGTAGTGGGCGTGAGCAGCCTCGCTGCCGGCCACAAAACCCTGATTCCGCAGCTCATCCAGGAGCTACAGCAGCTCGGCCGCGAAGACATCCTCGTCATTGCCGGCGGCGTCATCCCTGCTCAGGATTACGACTTTCTGTACAACGCTGGTGTAGCCGGGGTGTATGGCCCGGGAACTGTCATTGCCGTAGCGGCGCAGGAGATATTGGAGAAGCTCGAAAATAATTGAACACTATTAAATGGCAAATAATGCAGATGTGCCTATCGGTGTACATCAATCCTCTGTTATGAAGTGGGCTACGTTATTCCTGACGACCACAATGACCCTTCTAGCACTCCGCGCCTTTTATCTCTCAAATAAAGGAGGATTTTGGCTTGGATTTAGCATGGCATTATTTTTTTATGCAATAACTTTATTCAACACTGTATTAGTGTCGAACATTTCATTAACATCAAAAGGGATCTTAATTGAAAATTTATTTACACACAAGGTGTATGGCTATGATAGATACATAAAAACAATTTCATTTATCCCTGGATATTCTAAAGTTTATCTAAAAGATACCAGTTACGTATTTCGAAATCAAAGTAATAATTTTAACACCACTTCGCCCTCAGAATCATTTAAGAATCATGAGCGTATAATGGACCATATCAGAAAATCTAATACAAGTATACCCAATAGCACAGTATGAGATCATTGCTATTAACTTTCCTCATATTTATATCATTTTCTTGCAAAAGAAAGAGCAATATCCCAGTGTACAGTAATTACAAGGCTGTTGGCAAAACTTATTTATCTGTGCTAATTGATTCTACTGTAGTTCACAGTAATATAGTTGACAATTCCTTATATTTAGAATTTTCAACTAATGAGTCCACATTTATTTCCAAGCCTTACAACTACAATTTAAGTTTCCCTTTACTCCAAGATTCTCTTACAGAAATATTATTTTATTACAATGATTTTAAGTTTATAGCGACTGGAAACAAAATGAGCCGACTGAAAAAATTCTTTTATTTTCCTAACCGTGATAGTGTAATATTACACATAAGTAAGGCACCTTTTAAAGAAGGAAAATCAGAAAAAGGGGGTTATTATACTAACAAACAGATATTTGCAAAAATCCAGCTCGATAGCTCCAATATATTACTTGCTACTCTTAGTAAGGATACTGTAACGTATAGGCGTTAATGAGTACTCAGATATGCTCATTTCCACAGGT is from Hymenobacter tibetensis and encodes:
- the scpA gene encoding methylmalonyl-CoA mutase, whose product is MKPDFSRIAYNAAPLPETPVAEAAVTTPEGIQLKSHYTAEDVASFEHLGFGAGQAPYLRGPYPTMYVQNPWTVRQYAGFSTAEESNAFYRRNLAGGQKGLSVAFDLATHRGYDSDHPRVVGDVGKAGVAIDSVEDMKILFDQIPLDQMSVSMTMNGAVLPIMAFYIVAAEEQGVTPDKLAGTIQNDILKEFMVRNTYIYPPQPSMRIIADIFAYTAQNMPKFNSISISGYHMQEAGATADLELAYTLADGLEYVRAGLAAGMTIDQFAPRLSFFWAIGMNHFMEIAKLRAGRLLWAKLLKQFEPQNPKSLALRTHCQTSGYSLTEQDPFNNVARTAIEALAAALGGTQSLHTNALDEAIALPTDFSARIARNTQLYLQHETDITRVVDPWGGSYYVETLTHELANKAWALIQEVEELGGMAKAIETGLPKLRIEEASARKQARIDSGKEVIVGVNRYRLTPEQQAQETQIEILDIDNAAVRESQIARLNTMKAERDNAAVQQALTALTEAARSGNDNLLALAVQAARLRATLGEISDALEAVYGRHQATIRTVSGVYSQEMDYDAEFAKARQAADDFAAKEGRRPRMMVAKMGQDGHDRGSKIIATSFADVGFDVDIAPLFQTPDEVARQAAENDVHVVGVSSLAAGHKTLIPQLIQELQQLGREDILVIAGGVIPAQDYDFLYNAGVAGVYGPGTVIAVAAQEILEKLENN